GAGTTGATGTCAAGTGCAGCATCAATGACGTCCTGCTGTTGTTTTCGGTGCATGTCGCCATAGCCAGCGGCGGTGGATGCTGCTGACGGGCGCAAAGCATAGGTCAGAGATTGTCCTTTGCGCAAATGTCGGCGTAGATAGTGCTGAATGCGGTGCCACGCACCTTGATTGCCGGGCTCTTCTTGGCACCAGACTACATAGTCGGCGTTTTTGTATTGAGCAATTTCGAGTTCTACCTGTTCATGCGGAAATGGATATAGCTGCTCCAGTCGCATAATCGCGATGTTCTTAATTTTGCGTTCGCGGCGGGTGGCCAGTAATTCATAATAAATTTTCCCCGCGCATAGCACTACGCGTTTGACGGCGGTAGGTTTGATGGTCTTATCTGTTTCCGGTAGCACCGGCATAAAACGTCCGTTCGCTAAATCTTTGAGTGATGACACCGCTTCGGGATGGCGCAACAGACTTTTGGGTGTGATAACCACCAAAGGAAAGCGCAGTGGACGAAGCATTTGCCGTAACAACAAGTGATAAATTTGTGCCGGTGAGGAGGGTACGCACACTTGCATATTGTATTCAGCACACAGTTGTAGATAACGTTCTATGCGAGCCGATGAATGTTCAGGCCCCTGTCCTTCGTAACCGTGCGGCAGCAATAGTACTAAATTACAAAACCGTCCCCACTTAGCTTCGCCGGAAGAAATAAACTGGTCAATGACTACTTGTGCACCGTTAGCAAAATCGCCAAATTGTGCTTCCCAAACAACAAGACGATTGGGGTCGGTGGTGGAATAGCCATACTCAAAAGCAAGAACGGCCTCTTCGGAGAGAATGGAATCAATCACCAAGAAATCTGGCTGATCGGCAAACAAATTGCGTAGTGGCACATAAGCACCGCCATCGCGCTTTTCGCGTTGTTGATCATGCCAGACAGCGTGGCGATGGGCAAAAGTGCCGCGTCCACAGTCTTGTCCGGACAAACGCACGGCATAGCCGGCATCCAGCAGCATGGCATAAGCCATATTCTCAGCCATCCCCCAATCTAGTGGACGTTTGCCGGCAGCCATGTCGGCGCGTGTGGCGACAAGTTTTTTTAGTTGTAAGTGAGGGGAAAAATTGTCCGGCAAAGTGGAAAGTTTTTGCGCCATAGTGGAAATCTTTTTCATTGACACTGGTTTGGCAGGTGCCCAATCCCACTCTTGCTTGGGTTTTTGAAATGCGTGCCAGTCTACAAATTTATTCTCGGAAGAGGGTATGGCATTGGTACTAGCCGAATCATTGAGTTCCAATTGTTTTCTATAAGTTTTACTGATTTGTTCAATATCATCTTTGCTGACAACGCCTTCTTCTTGTAACTGGCGAGTATAAATTGCTGGTGAGCCTGGATGCTTGGCAATTTTTTGGTACATAAACGGCTGAGTCATGAAGGGTTCGTCTTGTTCGTTATGACCGTGGCGACGAAAGCATACCAAGTCAACAACCACATCTTCACCAAATTTTTGGCGATAAGCCAGCGCTGTCTCAATCGCGTAGGCGGCACCTTCAATATCATCGCAATGCACGTGAAAAATTGGTGCTTCAATCATTTTGGCCACGTCGGAACAAAAGAATGTGGAGCGCGCATCATCGGGGGTGGAGGTAGTAAAGCCAATTTGATTGTTAATAATAATGTTAACAGTGCCACCGTTTTTGAAACCGCGAACTTGTGAAAAATTAAGTGTTTCCATGACTACGCCTTGACCAGCAAATGCCGCGTCGCCGTGGATAAGTACCGGCAATACGGTTTTGCGTCGAGCATCACCGCGCCGATCTTGGCGGGCGCGTACCGAACCTTCTACTGCTGGGTTGGCGATTTCAAGGTGCGAGGGATTAAATGCCAACGCCAAATGCATTTCCTTGCCGCGTGCCCGATAAGCGCTGGAAAATCCCATGTGGTACTTCACATCGCCGGAGCCCGATACTGCTTTGTGCTTGCCCTCAAATTCCATAAACAATTCTGAGGGATGTTTGCCGAGAATGTTAACCAATACATTTAACCGCCCACGATGTGCCATGCCAATGACGACTTCTTTCATGCCGCCGTCAAGTGATAGATTAAGCAACGTATCCAACATGGGAATTAATGTATCGCCGCCTTCCAGTGAAAAGCGCTTTTGCCCGACATAGCGGGTGTGTAGGTATTTTTCTAGTAATTCCGCAGCAAGGAGGCGTTCCAGTAGTCGCTTTTTGTTGTCAGATGAAAGCGTGGGACGAGGTGTTTCTATGCGTTCGCGCAACCAAACTCGGCGGTCTTGGCGGCTGATGTGAGTGAATTCCACCACCATAGAGCCGCAATAGGCTTTTTTGAGGATAGATAAAATATTGCGCAACGATGCTTGTCCGCCCAATCCGCGAATATCAGTGGCAAAAATAGTATCCATGTCGGCACCGCCGAGACCGTGCGTTTCCGGTTGTAAATCAAGTAATTCAGGAGTGTCGTATTGCAACGGATTGATGGTGGCAACGCGGGCTCCCAAAAAGCGGTAACGGCTTGTTAGTCGGTTAACAGCAGCCTGTTTGCCATTGTCTGTACTGTCAGCAACGGAGTTAACCAGCCGCTCTGTTGAGCGTGCGGCAATGTTTTTAGCAAGCGAATGATAGCTGGGAATGTTGCCGTCGGGGCGGACATTTTCAAAAAACCGCCGCCAAGAATCGTCCACACTGGCGGGGTCTTGCGCATAGCGCTCATAAATTTCTTCGACAAAAGGGGCATTGCCACCAAAAAAGGCACCGCTTTTTTTGAAGTTTTGGTAGTTGGACATAAATAGCAGACTCCGTTGGCAATAGAATACTACCGAATACGATTATGTAATGCAAACAGGTGCGCAGATGAATGGTGTCGCAAGTATTACGCGCTGCAACTCCGCAGGACGATAACTTACAGGGGCGTTACGTTTTCAGCAAGTAACCCTTTAGGACCTTCGTTGATATCCATAGTAACTTTTTGTCCTTCGCGCAATGTTTTGCGACCGGATGAATTGCTGGCGATAGCTCTGAAATGAACAAATACGTCCTTCCCCCCATTATCTGGCGCTATAAAGCCAAATCCTTTGGAGTCATCGAACCATTTGACGGTTCCGGAGATTGATTCTGACATTTTTATTTCCTTTGTTATTTAAAAAGTCTGCTGCAAAAAATGCAACAAAAGTAATTGTTGACTGCTAATTGTACAGTGCTTTGCCTTGAAAATGACATTTGGCACGAATTATTGCCATTGATTCGGAAAATTTTCTCCATAATTTGAACGGGTATGAAAGTAAGAATGAGTGTCCGTCATATTATTATTCAGACGTGTAGGTTGATGTTCTTATTCAATAATTGTCGGTCTTATCTTTTCTATCATCGGCGATTGACCGGCGAGAATGTAGATGTGTCCTAATTTATAACTGTTGCAAAAACGAATTGTTGCTGTGGCGCCTTTTTTGAGGCATAACTGATTTGCGATTACTGAAGAAGGATTTTGTTGTCTAAGCTTGGGCTTCTAGCGTATAATTACTTGTCAATCGGTAAGCCTCTAACATCTTTTAATATCTTATCTAATGAACAATATTATTGAACAACTCAATCAAGAAGAACTCACCCGCCTCAACAAGACAATTCCGTCTTTTTTCTCCGGTGATGTCGTTTCCGTGCGAACCCATGTGGTTGACGGTAGCACTCGCCGAATTCAGGCTTTTGAAGGCATGGTAATTGCTCGTCGTAACCGTGGTATCAACGAATCTTTCATTGTTCGCCGCACTTCTTCCGGCGAAGCAATGGAGCGTACTTTTCAGACTTATTCGCCGTTAATTGAAAGTATCCAAATAGTGCGTCATGGCGATGTGCGGCGCTCAAAATTGTATTATCTGCGTGAACGTAGCGGCAAGTCTGCACGTATTCGTGAGAAACTTGGTGCCAAAAAAGCGCAAAAGCCGCGCTAATGCGCGATTTTTCTGTGTGTGCTGGCTGTGCCTAGCTCCTTATAGCGTTCGGTGACTTTTAAACTTAGTTCAAAAAGGCTTATTTTATGCTTTCCGAAAAAGAAAAACAGCTAAATATCCTCATAGAAGTCGCACACGAGTTATCTAGCGGTAAAAAATTCCCTGAACTATTTCAAAGTGTAATTAATATTGTCTGCGCGTCAAGCGGTGCCGATGGCGGGACACTCTACATGCACGACAATAAATACAACACACTCAAGGCTGTGTTGCTGACTAACCAAGTGCTTGATATTCACAGTGTGGTAAGTGAATTTGACCCGTTGGCAGTGAGTGGTTTTATTGAAGTGCCGCTACAAGAAGGGGATAGTACCCAGTCGGCTAAAATTTCCGCCTCCGCATTTTTGCAAAGGCAAACAATTGCCGTGCCTGACATCAATGCCGAATCGCGGTTTGATTTTTCAGGAGTGAAAGCCTTTGACGAAAGTAACAATTATCAGACTAGAAGCCTCATCGCATTTCCACTTCATGCCACCTCGGATGACACTCCTATCGGTGTGCTGCAGGTTATTAACCCGGACCCGAAGTGCTTTGAAGATGATTATTTGAGATTTTTGAACACGCTTGCCGGTCACATTACCATTTCACTTAATAATGCTTTGCTGATTAAAGAAGGGCAAAATTTGCTCGGTGCTATCGTGCGCATGGTCGGTATGGCGATTGATGAAAAATCACCGCATACTTCCGGTCACTGTTACCGTGTGACCGAGGTGACTATGATGCTGGCTGACGCCGTTGAGCAGGAGATGGTCGATTTTGAAATGTCAACATCGGACCGAGAGGCGCTCAAAATGGCGGCCTTGTTGCACGATGTGGGAAAAATCATCACTCCTGATCATATTTTGGAAAAACCAACCAAATTATTCACACTCACCGATCGTATTGAGCATTTGATTGATCGGTTGCACATGTGGCGTATTTCTGAAGAACTGGACGCGCTCAAAAAGAATGTTATTGCTGCAGGACGCAAAGATTTGCTGCCTTCCTCCAAGGAGTCTGATGTGTCGCAACTCAATTCTGATATTGATTTGCTTAAGGAAGTTAACACCGGCAATTTGTTTATGGATGAAGAAGTTATGAACAAGCTAGAAAACATTTCTAGCCGTGTTATTGCCCATACACAGCCGCCCACCGAAAAAAATGATGAACAAGATGGACGAGAAAAAGTGGTAGCGAGAAAAGATTTGTCAGATTTACAAATTTTGCGTGGGACGCTCAATCCACGGGAACGCAAAATTATGGAAGAGCATGCGAGTATCACAATTCGCCTACTGTCGTCCATTCCTTGGCCAAAAAAATATTCTCGGGTGGTTGAATATGCGGGTAACCATCACGAAAAAATGAACGGCGCCGGCTATCCTAACCGGTTGTCTGCCAGCGAATTGTCCATACCTTCTCGCATTCTTGGCATTGCTGACCGTTTTGAAGGGTTGAGCGCTCCGGACCGTCCCTATCGTAGTAGAAAAATGACGCTATCCAGAGTGCTTGATATTATGCAAAGTATGAGCGATGAAGGAGAAATTGATGCCGATTTGTATCGAATTTTCCTTAAAAGCAAAATACATCTCAAATACGGGCACCAGTTTTTGGATAATGCTTTGGTGGACTGCGCTTAGGTTGAACGTTTGCGCCATCGTATAGCTCGTATAGCGCTTACGATTTTTCTTTTAATATTTCTATTTCTTTTTTGATTTGCTTGCTGAGAGTTGAAACTGCTAGCAACAAATTGGGTTTCATTTTGTATTTTTCGGCGATGGTAAGTTGTCGCTCGGCCAACTCAAAATAGCCCTGTGCGGCGTGTGCTTTCGCTAGTAATAAATTAGCATATCCTCGTTGTTTGAGCGTTGCTGCCGCTTGCGAAGCTTCGCGTAGAGTATCGCTACGCTCGCGCAATACCTTGGGCATGGCCTTGTAGGTTTTTAGTAAATTGCGATAATCATTTGCCCGTCGCATAACGATAAGCTGCCGCACACCCAACGCGGCCGACTCGGGAAAATCGCGGCGAGCTTGAGCCAAAATAGCCAGTGCTTGTTTGTTATTACCGCCGAGACGGCTTAAATATTCTGCGCGCTCAGCGACAACAAAAGGATGTGCCACCGGCTGTAAGGAATCAAACATGCTTTGTGCCAGCACTTTGTCGCGGGTTTTTATGGCCAGTGCCAATAGGGCAAATTGCAATGCGGTTTTTTTGTCGCTGGTTGCTTGCGCCAGCATTCGCTGCTTAGTATTTTTTTCGTCTTCGGGCACACCGCTTAGCGAAAGTTTTTCTTTTAACAAAAGAAAATCCAGACTGTTTTTTTCGCCCCGAATAGGCGAGGAGAGCAGGCGGTCTTTGATGTATGCAGCACGGCGCAGCGGCGCTGGGTGGGTGGAAACATATTCGGCACCACCGCCGGACAGTTTGCCCAGTAACTCAGCCAGATATTGTCCGTTGTGGCCAGAGTTAGCCATCATTTCCAATCCTAGTACGTCGGCTTCATGTTCCAGTTCGCGTGAATGTGCATATAGCTGACCGGTAATAATGCCGGCGCTACCGCTAACAACGGCATTACGCACTTCGGAACTGTCTGATAGCAGTCCAGCGATGAGTAGCGGTATCGTTATTGCGGTGATTGTTTCCTGTACTTCTTTGGTACGCCGAAAATGATCTTGTTTAACGTGTGCCATTTCGTGAGCGACGATGCCTACAAAACCATCTTCATTGCTAGCTAATTTCCATATGCCTTTCATTATGACGATGCAACCGCCAAAATAGGCAAAAGCGTTAACCTGGTCAATGTTAGCGGTGGTAATTAAATAGTTATCTTCGGGAGCGAGCTCGATGCTGATGCGCTGGAAATAATCGTCAAAAGCCGGATCGGTGATGCGCACTCGCCCCAAAATTTTGTTCATTAGTCGCTCTCGCACGGCAGCGGGCATTTCGCTTTGCGGAAAAAAATCTCTGGCGCCGATGGCGGCGGCAGGAAAAGAAACCGTCATAACAGCAGTGAGCAAAAGTATAATTAGCTGCTTTGGCACTAAGAAATTATATATCATGACAAAAGAACTTAGCCACTTGGACGTGCGTGGGCAGGCGCAAATGGTGGATGTTGGTGAGAAAGCCGTTACTCGTCGTCACGCTGTTGCTGGTGGCCGTATTCGGTTGTCGGTGGAGGCTTTTGAGTTGCTTGCTGGTGGCAATGTTTCCAAAGGCGATGTGCTGGCTGTGGCGCGAATTGCTGCCATTCAAGCGGCAAAAAGAACAGCAGAGTGGATACCGTTGTGCCACATCTTACCACTTGAGTCAGTGCGGGTGGAATTTTTTCTGGACGCGCAACATAGCTTGGTGGAGTGTGAAGCATCGGTTACGGCTACTGCCAAGACCGGCGTGGAAATGGAAGCCTTGACCGCGGTTCAAGCAGGACTGCTAACAGTATACGACATGATGAAAGCGGTGGATAAAGGTATGGTTATTGAAAATGTGCGATTAATCAAAAAACAAGGCGGTCGCAGCGGAGATTTTTTGCGTAATGAGTGAGATATACAAACGGCAGAACTAATTGCCTAATTAATAAAACGCTAACCAAATTTCGAATAGATTGAAGCCTTACCGCTGATGGAAGGTGAGTTAACATTGAATGATAAATTATTCAGGTTTATTAATATTCAAATCGGCTTTGGGTATGAGTACGTACAAACGTCCGTGCGTTTTCATCAATCCTGCCATTTTTTCGGCGCGGGTGCCGCGTCCCCAAAACACATCGGCGCGGATGTCACCATTAATCGCGCCGCCGGTATCTTGTGCCATCATTAATTGTTGTAGTGGCGTCTTGCCATCGTCGGGCATGACGGTATCCAGCCACACCGGTGCTCCCAGTGTAATTTTTTCATTATCCACCGCCAAACTTCGTTCCGGCGTGAGTGTTACTCCAAGTGAGCCAATAGGACCTTCGGCGACCGCATCACGACGGGTGAAAAAAATGTAACTGGGGTTAGAGTGAAGTAGTTCATCGGCACGTTGCGGATTTTGTTCTAGCCATTGGCGAATGGAAAACAAGTTAACATCTTCCAATTCCATGTCACCGCGTTGTGCCAGCAGCCGTCCAATTGAGAGATAAACATGACCGTTTTGGTCGGTATAGCCAACTCCAATAATGTCGCCATTAGGTAGCTGCACCAGCCCTGAGCCTTGTATATGTAAAAAAAACAAAGCTACTTTATCATCTACCCACAGTAATTCGTGACCGGCAAGCGGATTGCTTTCGCCATTAATGTCGGCGCGTGAGTGGTAGGGGATTATTTTGCCGTTTGCCAGTCGGCCGCGTAATTTGCGTTTTTGCAATGATGGGTACGCCACGCCCAATTCTATGGTCAACAAATCATCGGGACGGGCGTATATCGGGTATTGATAACGTGCTGAAGGTTGCAGTGCACCTTGTAACAGCGGCTCGTAATAGCCAGTAACAAGCCCAATTTCGGAATTGTCTTTTTGTAGCAGTTGTTGGGGCATAAAATATTTTTCAAAAAATAATCGTGCCGTGTCATCATCAACATTTTTCGGCAATGCTGCCGCCGCCGCGCAAATGTGGCGCCATTTATTTTGTTCCCGAATTTTTTCGCAACTGCGCAAAAATGCGGGTATCGCGGCGGCATGATTATCCGTTGTCCAGCCGGGCATGGCTTCCCACGTTATGACAAGGTGCTTTGTTGGCGCAATTTTTGGTACAGCACAACCAGTCAGTAAAACTAACAAGCACAGAGCGAAAATTTTTTTCATGAAACGCATTTTAACTCACAGCTAACTAATGATTGAGTGATATCTTTAACTGGTAATATGTAACTATGAAAATAGTCCATCCGTTATTGGCATGCTTGTTAATATTTTTAACCGGTTGCACTTCACCACCGTCTTTACCACTCTTGGCTGATGATGATGTGGTATTGGCTTTTGGAGACAGCTTGACTGTTGGGTATGGCGTGTCTGCCGGCGAGTCTTATCCGGCACAATTGCAGGGGCTAATCAGTCGCCGTGTTGTTGTCGCTGGCGCATCTGGTGAAACCACTGTTGATGCCCTCAAGCGGCTACCTGAGATACTGCGGAAAGTGCGCCCAGCCCTGGTGATTATTTGTAGCGGCGGCAATGATTTTTTAAAAAAATACCCTGAAAAGGTCACAGTAGACAATCTAGAACGCATGATACAAATTGTTCACGATACCAACGCTCGGGTAGTCGTTATCAGTGTGCCGCGCCCGTCGCTGTGGCCATCCAATCATCCGTTGTATGCGCAGTTGGCGTCAGCATACGATTTATGGATAGAAGATAGTATTTTAAAATCGGTGTTGCATGACGAGAATTTAAAATCTGATTACTTGCATCCTAACGCGCAAGGTTATAGGCTTATTGCCGAAGCGGTTGCCGATTTACTGCACCGTTCTGGTGCGGTGTGACAATTATTTTCTACTTTCAGCTCACGTCGCGAGCGGTTTACCTGTTCCGAATTTAGACTGGACATGTTTTGCTAAATTCAATGCCGTTGTGTAGATTTTAGTAAAATTGCGTAGTTCATATATTCTTTGAACGCTATCAACTGGTAGAATAAAGGGTTTTTTATTGAAAAAGGAGATTAATAACCGAATGCCTCATGTCAGTATTAGTGAAAACGAATCGTTTGAAGGCGGCATGCGCCGTTTCAAACGGCAGGTTGAGCGCTCTGGGCTATTGACCGAAATGCGTATGCGCATGGCCTTTGAAAAACCAACTACTCGCCGTAAACGGTTGAAAATTGCCGCCGTTAAGCGATTGCGTCGCAAATTGCGAATGCGTTCTCTTCCTACCCGCAAATACTGATTTGCAATAGTTTGCCTGTTTTCGGTGAGTGCTTCCTCCGATTCAACTGCTCCACCGACTCCCGCTCAGCGCTTGCAAAAAGAAGTGCAAGTAGCGATGAAAGCGGGCGACCAGTTACGCGTAGACGTTTTTCGTATGTTGCTGGCTGCGGTTAAAAAAACAGAAATAGATTCTGGCAAGCCAGTGGAGGAATCTGATTTTGTCGCGGTTACTCAAAAGTTAATCAAACAACGCCGTGAGTCGGCAACGCAATATGGCAGTGCTGGGCGCGATGAGTTGGCTGCTCGTGAGCGTGAAGAAATTACTATTTTGGAGCCGTTTTTGCCGCCGCAACTGGACGAAAAAGAATTAGAACAAGCTGTGGAAGCCGCCATTACTAACTGTGGAGCTTCTTCTATGCGTGATATGGGAAAAGTAATGGGACAACTTAAAAATACGCTTGTCGGTGCCGACATGAGCATCATAAGTCGGCTGCTCAAACAAAAATTAACTAATTGATTTTTTCGCTGCCAAACTAAGGGCAAATTATTTTTAAATTTAACATTTGAGTAATGGCTACTATCTGCGTATAACGCCTCTGCAGCCTAGCAAAAATCGTATAATTTTGCCTACGCTAAATAGAAAGGAAAATAACGTGCAAATCCCAACACAGGCAAGGGCAGTGGTTATCGGGGGCGGCGTGGTCGGCTGTTCAGTCGCCTATCATTTGGCCAAATTAGGCTGGCATGACGTTGTGTTACTGGAACGTAAGCAGTTCTCTTGCGGTACTACTTGGCATGCTGCTGGGCTGATGCCGCGTCTACGCCCAACGGAAACAATGACAAAATTGGCGCAATATGGTCATGAATTGTACCAACGGCTGGAAAAAGAAACGGGTATAGATATCGGTTATAAAAAACGTGGATCTATTGCCTTGGCACTTACTCAAGAACGACTGGAGGAGTTGCGGCGTAGTGTGTCGGCGGCTAAGGCGTTTGGCGTTCCAGCGGAAGAGCGATCGCCGACAAGTATTGCCTCGCTGTATCCGGGATTGCGCACCGATGATATTGCTGGTGCTATCTGGTTGCCTGAAGATGCGCAGGTCGATCCGGTGAATGTCACATTAGCGCTTGCCAAAGCTGCGCGTGACGGTGGGGCAACTTTGTTGGAGGGGGTGAAAGTGACCGCTATTCACCACAACAATGGATGCATAACTGGCGTAATGACGAACCAAGGGCC
This genomic interval from Candidatus Persebacteraceae bacterium Df01 contains the following:
- a CDS encoding 2-oxoglutarate dehydrogenase E1 component, whose translation is MSNYQNFKKSGAFFGGNAPFVEEIYERYAQDPASVDDSWRRFFENVRPDGNIPSYHSLAKNIAARSTERLVNSVADSTDNGKQAAVNRLTSRYRFLGARVATINPLQYDTPELLDLQPETHGLGGADMDTIFATDIRGLGGQASLRNILSILKKAYCGSMVVEFTHISRQDRRVWLRERIETPRPTLSSDNKKRLLERLLAAELLEKYLHTRYVGQKRFSLEGGDTLIPMLDTLLNLSLDGGMKEVVIGMAHRGRLNVLVNILGKHPSELFMEFEGKHKAVSGSGDVKYHMGFSSAYRARGKEMHLALAFNPSHLEIANPAVEGSVRARQDRRGDARRKTVLPVLIHGDAAFAGQGVVMETLNFSQVRGFKNGGTVNIIINNQIGFTTSTPDDARSTFFCSDVAKMIEAPIFHVHCDDIEGAAYAIETALAYRQKFGEDVVVDLVCFRRHGHNEQDEPFMTQPFMYQKIAKHPGSPAIYTRQLQEEGVVSKDDIEQISKTYRKQLELNDSASTNAIPSSENKFVDWHAFQKPKQEWDWAPAKPVSMKKISTMAQKLSTLPDNFSPHLQLKKLVATRADMAAGKRPLDWGMAENMAYAMLLDAGYAVRLSGQDCGRGTFAHRHAVWHDQQREKRDGGAYVPLRNLFADQPDFLVIDSILSEEAVLAFEYGYSTTDPNRLVVWEAQFGDFANGAQVVIDQFISSGEAKWGRFCNLVLLLPHGYEGQGPEHSSARIERYLQLCAEYNMQVCVPSSPAQIYHLLLRQMLRPLRFPLVVITPKSLLRHPEAVSSLKDLANGRFMPVLPETDKTIKPTAVKRVVLCAGKIYYELLATRRERKIKNIAIMRLEQLYPFPHEQVELEIAQYKNADYVVWCQEEPGNQGAWHRIQHYLRRHLRKGQSLTYALRPSAASTAAGYGDMHRKQQQDVIDAALDINSTVG
- a CDS encoding cold-shock protein, encoding MSESISGTVKWFDDSKGFGFIAPDNGGKDVFVHFRAIASNSSGRKTLREGQKVTMDINEGPKGLLAENVTPL
- the rplS gene encoding 50S ribosomal protein L19, which translates into the protein MNNIIEQLNQEELTRLNKTIPSFFSGDVVSVRTHVVDGSTRRIQAFEGMVIARRNRGINESFIVRRTSSGEAMERTFQTYSPLIESIQIVRHGDVRRSKLYYLRERSGKSARIREKLGAKKAQKPR
- a CDS encoding HD domain-containing protein, producing MLSEKEKQLNILIEVAHELSSGKKFPELFQSVINIVCASSGADGGTLYMHDNKYNTLKAVLLTNQVLDIHSVVSEFDPLAVSGFIEVPLQEGDSTQSAKISASAFLQRQTIAVPDINAESRFDFSGVKAFDESNNYQTRSLIAFPLHATSDDTPIGVLQVINPDPKCFEDDYLRFLNTLAGHITISLNNALLIKEGQNLLGAIVRMVGMAIDEKSPHTSGHCYRVTEVTMMLADAVEQEMVDFEMSTSDREALKMAALLHDVGKIITPDHILEKPTKLFTLTDRIEHLIDRLHMWRISEELDALKKNVIAAGRKDLLPSSKESDVSQLNSDIDLLKEVNTGNLFMDEEVMNKLENISSRVIAHTQPPTEKNDEQDGREKVVARKDLSDLQILRGTLNPRERKIMEEHASITIRLLSSIPWPKKYSRVVEYAGNHHEKMNGAGYPNRLSASELSIPSRILGIADRFEGLSAPDRPYRSRKMTLSRVLDIMQSMSDEGEIDADLYRIFLKSKIHLKYGHQFLDNALVDCA
- a CDS encoding M48 family metalloprotease, which translates into the protein MLTAVMTVSFPAAAIGARDFFPQSEMPAAVRERLMNKILGRVRITDPAFDDYFQRISIELAPEDNYLITTANIDQVNAFAYFGGCIVIMKGIWKLASNEDGFVGIVAHEMAHVKQDHFRRTKEVQETITAITIPLLIAGLLSDSSEVRNAVVSGSAGIITGQLYAHSRELEHEADVLGLEMMANSGHNGQYLAELLGKLSGGGAEYVSTHPAPLRRAAYIKDRLLSSPIRGEKNSLDFLLLKEKLSLSGVPEDEKNTKQRMLAQATSDKKTALQFALLALAIKTRDKVLAQSMFDSLQPVAHPFVVAERAEYLSRLGGNNKQALAILAQARRDFPESAALGVRQLIVMRRANDYRNLLKTYKAMPKVLRERSDTLREASQAAATLKQRGYANLLLAKAHAAQGYFELAERQLTIAEKYKMKPNLLLAVSTLSKQIKKEIEILKEKS
- the moaC gene encoding cyclic pyranopterin monophosphate synthase MoaC gives rise to the protein MTKELSHLDVRGQAQMVDVGEKAVTRRHAVAGGRIRLSVEAFELLAGGNVSKGDVLAVARIAAIQAAKRTAEWIPLCHILPLESVRVEFFLDAQHSLVECEASVTATAKTGVEMEALTAVQAGLLTVYDMMKAVDKGMVIENVRLIKKQGGRSGDFLRNE
- a CDS encoding murein transglycosylase A, translating into MKKIFALCLLVLLTGCAVPKIAPTKHLVITWEAMPGWTTDNHAAAIPAFLRSCEKIREQNKWRHICAAAAALPKNVDDDTARLFFEKYFMPQQLLQKDNSEIGLVTGYYEPLLQGALQPSARYQYPIYARPDDLLTIELGVAYPSLQKRKLRGRLANGKIIPYHSRADINGESNPLAGHELLWVDDKVALFFLHIQGSGLVQLPNGDIIGVGYTDQNGHVYLSIGRLLAQRGDMELEDVNLFSIRQWLEQNPQRADELLHSNPSYIFFTRRDAVAEGPIGSLGVTLTPERSLAVDNEKITLGAPVWLDTVMPDDGKTPLQQLMMAQDTGGAINGDIRADVFWGRGTRAEKMAGLMKTHGRLYVLIPKADLNINKPE
- a CDS encoding GDSL-type esterase/lipase family protein, which gives rise to MKIVHPLLACLLIFLTGCTSPPSLPLLADDDVVLAFGDSLTVGYGVSAGESYPAQLQGLISRRVVVAGASGETTVDALKRLPEILRKVRPALVIICSGGNDFLKKYPEKVTVDNLERMIQIVHDTNARVVVISVPRPSLWPSNHPLYAQLASAYDLWIEDSILKSVLHDENLKSDYLHPNAQGYRLIAEAVADLLHRSGAV
- the rpsU gene encoding 30S ribosomal protein S21; translated protein: MPHVSISENESFEGGMRRFKRQVERSGLLTEMRMRMAFEKPTTRRKRLKIAAVKRLRRKLRMRSLPTRKY
- a CDS encoding GatB/YqeY domain-containing protein; its protein translation is MSASSDSTAPPTPAQRLQKEVQVAMKAGDQLRVDVFRMLLAAVKKTEIDSGKPVEESDFVAVTQKLIKQRRESATQYGSAGRDELAAREREEITILEPFLPPQLDEKELEQAVEAAITNCGASSMRDMGKVMGQLKNTLVGADMSIISRLLKQKLTN